The sequence ctctctctctctctctatatatatatatatatatatatctctctctctctctctctctatatatatatatatatatctctctctctctctctctctctctctctatatatatatatatatatatatattgcgaatcTTAAAGAAACTCTCCCTCTCTGAAGTCCCTTCAATTTTGGTGATTCTTGaaaaatcaaaatctctctctctctctctctctctctctctctctctctctctctctctctctctctctcaattttgatgattcttaaaatctctctctctctctctctctctctctctctctctctctctctctaagaaatattTCTCTTGAAAGTAATGTTTTTAAGTATGACGttcaagattaaaaagaaaaactataaacacCTCATGGAAGAAAATCAGAACTGCTTGAACCAAAAGACTCaataattaaagggaaatattACCTTAATCATTTATCAATATTTCCACCAGAGCTGAAGAAGGAGAAACTGTTCATCGCCAGTTATATCACCACGACCTTCACGGCTCTGTCCTTCTTAACCTCGGCGCAGCCTTACTTCTGCATCCAAGCATGTGAGTTGAGACCAGTTGGTTTGTTTGGTTCTGTAATTTTCCATCGCCTTGTTTGCCATGGATAGATTTGCTACACCTATTTTTTTACTTactgcatacatacaaacaaacgcatagatatacacacacaaacatacacacatgtacacatacacacacacacacacacacacacacacatatatatatatatatatatatatatatatatatatatatatgtatactgtataccatATGAAACCTGAGGAATCGTGACAAATGTCTGAACACATGTAATCCCACAATATAAAACAATGATTCCGATAAAGATTTACGTTGTCCTTCCTTATAATTCTATAGACAAGATACCAAATTTCCTTACAAAATTCTAGCTCTGAAGAAATTTAGTCTACTCTGTGGTTAATATTTCTAAGGGTCAAATGAAAAACATCACAAAATTATCTATGTTTCACCTAAGGCTTTTAGTAACTAGTATCTCAAAATATATTGCACGAAAATTACAATGGGTTATGATTACATTACAATGAATTATTCCTATATTAAAAACATTTGATCTGATCAATGAAAAGAAATCAAATTCTGAATAAGACAGTTTTAATAAGCTTAAGAAACGCCAAATGTGGGAGTCTTGCAAAATGCGTCCATTCATGACGCACAGGGTTGTGGCAGcgcaaacgtccctgactggcgaacagcagactgggattcaagtccctctcaaactcgttagtttctttggtcactgcaacctcactgtcctcgtgaactaaggatgggtgtttgggggagcctataggtctatctgctgattcatcaccagccattgcctggccctccttggtcctagcttgggtggagaggggggcttgggcgctgatcatatgtatatatggtcagtctctggggcattgtcctgcttgatagggcaatgtcactgtccattgcctttgccattcatgagcggactttaaacctttaaacacctttTCGTCTTTCCTCAGCCAACGCCGAAGGCTGCACTGGCCGTAAACTCCGCCGTAGACGCAAGTTGAACATCGACCACAGCATCGCCTCAGATGATGAAACCCACCTGGACAACTCCCAGGGGCTTCCCGATGTCGAGGAGCCGAAATCGGACGAAGGGGCGTCTGGCCAAGAGAAGTTCTTCTTCACCGTCTGGAAGACCTCCACAACCACCGTCACCGTCACGACTTACTCGACCAACAAGAGCATCACCCTGTCCGTCTCGGCTCGGTGTACCCATAGCGATTTCACTAAATTACCCACGTGTGGATAAAGGGTGATTCTTTGCCCGTCTCGGTCGCTGTCCTGTTCTGGTTATTATTGTTTCTTTTAGGACTTTGGCAGGacgtaaattgtttatttattttcaattgcaAGGCCTTAAGCTGCAAGTCAGGGAAGATAGATAATGCCCAAAAGACCATGTCTAAATGCAGCAGTTCAAGTTGTAACTAAGAAGATAAATGTGATCTAATTGTTGTAATTCAAATGGCAAGACTTGAAGCAGTCTCCCAAAGGCCAATGAAATCATGTAAGTATTATCTAATTCAAAAAGATAAAATTTATGCCATCAAAATAATTATTAGTCTCTATTCGTTGTGTGGGCCATGACTGCATAACAGCTAACTTACTCATGCTTTTCTTTACATTGAAAGGCTTTACTATACCTATtggttatttcttatttcattatatgtATTTGTCCAATATTGAAATTCAGCCCCACAAATGATGAGCAGAATTTCAGCTGGAGAAAGAAACCAGGAAAGCAATTCGACCAACGGATTCGACTTCGACCAAGAACCAGAACTCTCGTCTCCTGATCCTAATTTATTCcagattttcatttgtatttttatgtatatagcgGTAAAATAGTATGGTTAGGAATATTGCAGACTGTGACTCCTCTAATAAATCTTTCATTAATAACTCAactcttttatttttatacattgaaTTGACCATAGAATGTAGCCGATATCTATTGTGCCTTTTTAATCAAACTAaggtatgcacatacatacatattattacgactagcgaattttGTAAAATCCCGagttccaaaactcacctgctttatattacataatctgatacacaagggaaatacctctgagctctgagaataatacgcaattcCCAGCCAAtaacatatatgaacactgaatacctaaaggtcttgttatgttacactcaaaacaaaaactgggtgattacttcacttttaacgaaactattcttaaatcaacctcttacttgtgttcttagtcaggggataggagcaaagcactgaaataagcattggtgatcgaaataatacacacattactaaaattattatattctacaaaaaaataacaaattcaaaaattaacaccaaaaataaatcacttgaaatattaaatctgaactaaaccttagactaagacaaaatgatatttcaaaaaaaatatacaattacttgtttcactagaaattaatttatgaaaatatctaattttgacatttAATAAAAAAGTTGacgctttaacactatagaaaataaatcaaatttacactctcatatacgtaactgttacccttatgtcctttggctcacacaaggttaccaaatggttaagcaaaaataaatacacttcactgtttaacctaatctcacagggccagtcacaaaaaccgaTTAATTTCTATAATATACCGGTACTCGCATATACATGGCACTTCTTACAACTTaagccacagaaattccaatgtttgaacaaccaCTAttaacatttgagagaaaacacataAGCATGTTTGAGAGGAATTACTATGCAtgttggagaggagatacgtagtggctgcatagatgctggtgagaggaatgGCAGAAGCACAGGTCTTGAgggatgtcaggctggatctctggtttctatgcattgctaggccctatatatatatatatatatatatatatatatatatatatatatatatatatatatatatatatatatatatatatatatatatatatatatatatatatatatatatatatatatatatatatatatatatatatatatatatatatatagatatatatatgatatatatatagatatatatagatatatatatgtatatatatatatatacatatatatatatatatatatatatatatatatatatatatcatcttaattcactcTAGTAACTTCTAGTAAATCATGGTCTTTGGAacttgttggcgagagggaatctccttatcggtaagtaaaccaacacttgttatcctaccgcaaactgtctgctTTTACTTaccataccaaaccttttctttatttttccttggcttgttttcaggttttcgagggaaaactttcttTTCTCGCCGAAtcgttttcctcaaattcttgacctaTTCTCTATCCGTCTCCTCTTGATCtatccatttttctgccaacattataatcggtcctcttacttcttGTCTGAACactatttcattcgggctacatcccatgctttcttgataagcattgagtACCTCAAATAACATAAAGGTAgttcgatgtcccattcatttcctgttttgttgcagtactttgttaacataatCTTTAGGGTTTggtgaaatctctctaatgcaccttgggtctgcGGGTGATAGGCAGTggacagttgttgtttcacatccaagagtttcatcacgtcctgaaacaattttgacatgaaatttgtaCCTCGTTCACTCTGGAtgatttctggaataccaaacttggtaaaaagtcTAATAATTTCTCGGCGATTACCTTGGCACTTATGTTCCTGataggtatggcttctgggtatcttgtcactgaacacatcaaagttaacatatactcGTGTCCTTTCTTCGCTCTCAGTACTGTTCCcaaaatgtcgatcattaccttgctgaagggttctcctcgaacTTCAATCGGGCGTAAGGGAAACTTCTTGATGTacttgttaggctttccagccatctgatgtGACATGTgaggcaaaactggctcacatccttatgcatgcccggccagaaaaagtgtttcataatcttctctgtcgtctttcttattcccatgtgccCGGTCTCATGTACTAGgggatcacctgtcttctcagtggtgcaggaatcaatatctgatggtatatcccccattcggcatccCAAGGGATAttggtgggtctatgcttcctcataagcaatccaccCTTAAGGTAATAACAGgagggagactgctgcacctccatctcatccaccacacggtacattaACTATATTAACGtcacatccttccattgcaatcgtATCAGCCTTTTCCAACTCATTTGTCCTATTTTCTAATgctaagttttctatttcttcctagTCCATTGCTTCCTTGGCTCTGTATTCCtttgtctgtcattcctcttctttcGGGGTCTCTCAGGAACTCTCCCCTTGCGTACTATCATGGGAAATCTCTTCTTCTGTAAATAAGCCCTCCAAGTTCATCATTCCTTTGGctcctctgtcttcttctgcagtcactttcttcgtcatactcctagtcatcacacaactaggaagcAGATACGgatagtccttcttgagttcagtagaaagactatacttcagtggttcctctgttacaatgggacaaggtacAAACGGCGCTCCACTAACCTAATTTCTCGTTAGGATTTCTAcgccttcgacagccaatgaatcattTACTGCCAAATCAAAaggacctgtcaccaactcacatgacagtttcaaacggcaaataagaGTAACTTcttctcctattcccttcaaaatgacagaatttgCTGTGAAACTGTTCCACCAAAGGGTGTATGCCTCATGTCCCTACACTATGATTAcatcctgtgtcgcgcaatatcttgacagtgatctgctcgctcccatccagagcggctaacataccttcataaatatacagtttaaaggcatccacactaTTTGGGGTTGTCCTATTCGTCATGTAAACATTAGTGGATTTATTTTCCTCATCAACTTTTCCCGTTTCATTCtttgtcttcgtattctgtggagttgaattaccccCTACCAACTTGGGCGAATGCTTTCGGTTCATTTGACCAAcatttttgccacacttataacagacaatattaatcttctgcacgtctttcacaacacctgaaagaGGACGATTGgttgattgttgctgtggtactatcgcattctgctttggaacagtaccggtggtacttccgctgtaactattgaacttgttcacatagttattacggaactggtttccatggttcggcaaatacttgacacttggtcggagcgacggttgaaacttcatacccgaggagggtttatgactgaaaTTATAAgtttcactcagcgaagcggctctaataagtttcttcacctctctctctctcaagtacgttcaaatatgttcaaGAATTCCCCGTAAATATTATTCCAGCACTATCAGTTTttgtaaatcagccatctctctcaatttggcagcctctatccatctcttataacatcgtcgtacctgataagcgtaatccaggaaagccaTTTTCTTGACCTTCTGCAAACTTTGGaaactttcattataatattcaggtttcctttgatacacttgcagcacgctcctcttaacTTCTTCATAcgccttcctctggtcctgagacaaggcaagatactcACTGCGTCTTTTTCCAATAAGGACAGTGCAATAACACAAACCATTTATACATGATCGAAGAATTCttcgggagcttcttctgtgaatttcggAATTATCCTCTGGGCGTTTGccacattaaacatgggatcgtgcatagcagggatcACCTCTATCTGAGTtgccgaccttgcacgagcattcatcaGCTCCGATTCCCTCGCATGTAGTGCAATTTCTttcgcctcttctctctctttctcttcttgttttcttgcatgtcttgcaatatctctggcttcttctctctctctctctttcttcccgttcctcccattctgccatcatcttcaacttaatcaaattctcttccgccgcaattcgtcgaatcttagcctctacattcctttctgctttcattccttcagttccttggtcaactgatacttgctttgctacaaattctaTTTCAGCTTTCTCCATCAGTTCGCGAGCTGCTACCATATCTTCTTCTGACAGCTTCCCCGAGtctatcaacgcttctaaggctagactattcaaacctttaataaaaaacacagccttgttatcaccaatatttaaaacagactcgctcaatcccaggtctgggcaccaaaattatatattgcggctggcgaattacataaattcctaagctccaaaactcacctgtttatattacataagtctgtaacacttgaaaaataatacccaacctctgagaatattacgcaactcccagacggcattatatatgaacactgaatatccaaaggtctcttacattacactcaaaacaaaattaggTGATTACTTTATAAGACCTATTCAGAAACCAACttcttcggttcttagtcaaggaATCGAGAGGAGTactgaaaaaaatattggtgatcggaataatacacactttacaaaaataaatatattctttaaaacgttaataataatgcaaaagaattaacaccaaaaataaatcactaaaaatttaaatctgaactaaactttagactaagacaaaaggacACATTGTAAAAATACacattcacttgtttcactggaaattaattttataaaaatatttaattttgataattaataaagagttaacactttaacactctaatgaacatacaataatgaaaattacatatatataactgttagACTTATGTTTTTGGTTCAcatgaggttaccgaacagttaagcaaaataaatacacttcactgttcaactaatctcacagggccagttgaaaaatttttatgttaaaatgtacttacattaacacactatatTTGAATTaaaatccaataatttcaccaatgtttgaacaacactatacacgataaaCGTTGAATTAAAATTacatattcacgtttgagaggataatacttgagaggagagagggctggtggaCGTTGGATTGTTCAAAGGGATAGGCcgagtctcttctgctgcttatacctTCATAGgatctatatatattgacttgattcgTCTAAAATTTTCTAATAGGTCATTCTCGTGGCGTGGGGGCAAGGCTCTAACGGCATAATGTTGCCAAGGTAGTAATTTGGGAAAGGgttactaaccttgcttgcaaggcaaccctctcttagCTAATTCCACCCACCTACCTCTCGTAACTTAAGGAAATAAGATTaatctaattttagaattttcatgcactttccaaccacgtggaaacataaaaaatgacgtaatccctcgtgctcaacctcgtgtgtgtgatacagcatacctaaacgaaatTATTACACAAGACATCGTAACAAAACTACATACAATAAAAAgtcttcttaaaaataacataaattttacatataatgaattgaatgaaaatacaattaaatgaatgacagaagtcttatgtaatttacatacatttatttaaacCTACAGGAGTGGAACTCACCTTGAGAGCTGGctgtacatctcttaaatacaaaaatggaatacatgaataaaatatttactcttatgctagaccagcttcgtaagagtatatatatgcatttatatatatatatatatatatatatatatatatatatatatatacataacatacagaataaatatatatataaatatatatatatatatatatatatataaatatgaatatatataagtataattaatatatatatatatatatgaatatatataatataagtatgcataataaatatatatatatatatatatatatatatatatagaaatatacacacacacatacacacacacacacacacacatatatatatatatatatatatatatatatatatatatatgcgaggaaATTACAGGGAAACTAGATGTTCACATGCTAAAGAACCACTGGGAAAAcgaatatagaaaatataagatgaagtcttgactagtttcgggATACTTCTTCGAAGCtttaagaagtatcacgaaactagtcaagactcaatcttatattttcattttccctgtggttcttttgcaaatatatatatatatatatatatatatatatatatatatatatatatataacatacatatatacgtacatatatacatatacatgaaagtatttatttccatttctatttGTTTCAGTTCATTTAACAGAATTCTTAGAGAATTGAATAAGCTAGCCATTTTTGTTGTGAATGTTTATCAAATTAttgttaatatgattatttttcccAAGAGTCGCCAATGGctagaaatactatatatatatatatatatatatatatatatatatatatatatatatatatatataatctttttcttttgagatcatcctttacattcagattttcccggtcagtaccatcctattcgtaatactaggcatgcagttaagtcAAATACAGTCAGGctatctccatcatgaggctaaatactatacagtattctagaagatttattccagctttgaccacagttgtagaatgatcttcctaatcgagtggtggaaatggtagaacttcaaaacttcaaatttgcagcaaattatGTCGAACAGCTGATATGTCAAACAGCTGATATGTCAAACAGCTGATATGTCGAACAgctgatatgtctttttatagtttataaatgaattatctatcttgatgttgttactgttttttaaatattttatcttaattgttcactatttctcatgtcgtttatttatttccttatttcctttcgtcgctgGGTTATTtctccctattgcagcccttgggcttatagcatcttgcttttccaactagtgttgtagcttagctagtaataataataataataataataataataataataataataataataatagattacatGATCTTGTGTTAAATCGGACTCTTGGCTCTAAGATTTTCCTATGcttaatttcatataatttatgtTATGGCTTCAGTTTCCTTCTCAGTTAAACGGTAAAGTCATAATTACgtcatttttatagaataaatagccACCTGCcagcgctccccccccccccccacaaaaggaAAAAACTATATAAAGCTTTTTGAAGCCAAACCACTTATCTATTACAAACATTAAGAAATCGTTTGAGTCAtaattgatattttcctttttaactCATCGGCCTCCGGATAAAAGACGGGGGTTATTCGGTTTGAACGCAGGACCATAAAAGAAGACTGCAATTGCAACAACCATGAGGTTTCTGCTGCAAGCAACAATGGTTCATAATGTGGTCGAAAACCAACAGAATGATTAAGCTTCGGCCTTAAATGTGAAATTGCATCGCGGGTTGCAAACAGAAAGAGAATCTTGCCACTGCCTGCAGAGTTCCGCTTTGCTTGTGGTTTCCCGCAGCCATTTTGGCCAGCCGGAAAGAGCACAAACAACTTGCGGAAAGAATccaagtatatatttatagatttttctacTGCTTTATTATCTAATAATTCTCAATTAAGGTTATCTTAAAGAAAAATTATCCACTATTTACCGTAAAGTTTTTTTAAGGATTTAAAGGAAGCTCaaaaatggcagaggaaagggacagtgacaatgccctacacttctctctctctctctctctctctctctctctctctctctctctctctctatatatatatatatatgtatatatatgtatatatatacataacatatatatatatatatatatatatatatatatatgtatatgatatactgtatatatacatacacacacacacacacatatatatatatatatatatatatatatatatatatatatatatatatatactgtatatatatatatatatatatatatatatatatatatatacagtatatatataatcagccctCAAGTACTCCTcgacccaagctgggaccagagagggccaggcaatggctgctaatgactcagcaaacctccaaacatcccatcctttgctcataaggatggtgaggtagcagacactacaaaaaaaatacCGAggttgagtgagactcgaaccccagtccggcagaacgccaggtaCGATTCCAATAAGCCAACacaacccctattattattattattattattattatcattattattattattattagccaagctacaaccctagttgaaaaagcaagatgctataagcccaagggctccagtagggaaaaatagcccagtgaggaaaggaaataaggaaataaataaataatgagaacaaattaacaataaataattctaaaaacagtaacaacatcaaaacagatatgtcatataaaaactataaaaggacttatgtcagcctgttcaacgaaGGATTCAATTTTATCAAACATGTAATTAATATCAATTCACACTGCACGCCTTATATCAAATTATGGTttcgaaagaaaaggaaaaggtgCAGAAGAAAAGAGGAAATGGTATGCAAACGATCGAATTAAAAACTCTCTCTAATATAAACACTGTGGCATGTTTACCTGTCAACCCTTCCTAAGAGTAAACACGTCCCAGTGACGAATcgacttaaactctctctctctctctctatctctcgcaAGATAGATAGGAAGCAAAATAAAGTGACCATCTCTCTGCCATCCGTCTTGCCTGTTGATTCGAAAAAAAATCAATCTGTCTGACTACATTTCctatctacacacgcacacacacacacacacacacacatatatatatatatatatatatatatatacagtatatatatataaaatatatatatatatatatatatatatatatacagtatatatatatatatatatatatatatatatatatagagagagagagagagagagagagagagagagagagagagagagagagagagagagagagagagagaggaaaagtgaCCATTCTGCTACCTATCTCGCCTGCTGATTCGAAAAAATAATTCAAGTCTGTCTATTTCTTATCAACTTTACATGTTGATCGTGAGGGCTAGaacctgtaatctctctctctctctctctactactacacAACAAACGCCAGCTAATACGTAATATCCCAATTAACGCGTAAAGGTCATGACCGATAACATGTTGAAAATTGCAGTGACGTaagaatgaaagttttttttttttctttctttagcgaggcagatttgcaccgacttgcaacagtgcccttttagctcgggaaatttTTCTGATCgctgacaagataattctaaccaatcagcgatcaggaaacttttccgagctaaaaggacaccgctgcgagtcggtccaaatgcgcctcattaaaataaattgactatagttacttctCCTCGACGAACACGATTGCGGGTGGGACCTGGGTGAGACTACATCACCCGCCCATCAGTTTTGGGTGACGAAGAACGTACAATGATCTTAGGGTGGGGTCGGTCGGGCGTAACGCATGCGTAAGTAAATAGTTCACTTTCAGAACTGAAGTATATAATGACGATGCTTAGAAGATTGGGGACTAGCCAGCCTTCATTGTGCTTGAAAttcaaaatactactactactactactactactactactactactactactactactactactaataataataataataataataataccattattattattattattattattattattacttgctaagctacaatcctagttggaaaagcaagatgctataagcccaagggttccaactggaaaaatagcctagtgaggaaatcaaataaagaaataaataaacaagagaaataactaacaaacaaaataaaatatcttaagaatagtaagaCTTAAAATATGCGCAATAAAATTAAACaaactcgaataataataataataataataataataataataataataaaaataaaattgattgcAAAATCAAGAAACTCGTTAAGTAACAGTGAAACTAATGAGAACAGAAAGATGCTAATCTCAAATATAGAACAGAGCGCACCACAGCCAACGCAACCACAACTAACGAGAGGAAGGCAGATGAAGTAACAGAAATTATGCTAGCAACgacacccccacccccctttctcCACCCGCTAATCAAACTTCCACAATCGCCCCACACCCACCCAATGGTCACCCTCCCACCCACCCACCCGCCCAGGATCGAGCGAGCACTTCGTAATGACTTTTTACTTTCT is a genomic window of Palaemon carinicauda isolate YSFRI2023 chromosome 39, ASM3689809v2, whole genome shotgun sequence containing:
- the LOC137631296 gene encoding uncharacterized protein yields the protein MGLLLMGILLETIGLLRKTSASCVLVDSGLLSKLKRNWFPFSLQERKLLLLGLLVAFASFITAEGEEETQDILDIKKELKKEKLFIASYITTTFTALSFLTSAQPYFCIQASNAEGCTGRKLRRRRKLNIDHSIASDDETHLDNSQGLPDVEEPKSDEGASGQEKFFFTVWKTSTTTVTVTTYSTNKSITLSVSARCTHSDFTKLPTCG